The following proteins are co-located in the Nocardioides piscis genome:
- a CDS encoding ABC transporter substrate-binding protein, translated as MNAMKRHNTRRTTSALLATLALAVAGLTACGSDSESASPGGSSITIAEQSVAGMTTGLWPHLAEELGYLEDEDITVKEYISVTKGSDAISGMQSGAVQISHIGVEGISAVSKGADVVGLAAQMDASIWTVIANPDITSWDQLKGKTIALGSTSDITTVIFDRLAEAAGLDPAKDLTYVALGATPDRIAAVQNGQAAATIATYPPVETVIASGAVNDLGFAPEGSEVPRIMTTDIEASRSWAEDNPEVASGYLRAMIRTTEWVKDETNREEAVRIISELSENPPEAVLAGLETYFYDPVVEDAYFPENYRHDPAVFDDTVAAYMDLGILSEPVSEEDYMDYSYLEQAQED; from the coding sequence ATGAACGCAATGAAGCGCCACAACACGAGGCGGACCACCAGCGCTCTTCTCGCGACGCTCGCGCTGGCCGTAGCCGGCCTGACGGCTTGCGGTTCAGACTCGGAGTCCGCAAGCCCTGGCGGTTCCAGCATCACTATCGCCGAGCAATCCGTCGCCGGCATGACGACCGGACTTTGGCCTCATCTGGCTGAGGAACTCGGATACCTTGAGGACGAAGACATCACCGTCAAGGAGTACATCAGCGTCACCAAGGGTTCAGATGCCATTAGTGGGATGCAGTCAGGCGCGGTGCAGATCTCGCACATCGGCGTCGAGGGCATCTCCGCAGTATCCAAGGGAGCTGACGTCGTCGGTTTGGCTGCCCAGATGGACGCCTCGATCTGGACGGTCATCGCCAATCCCGATATCACGTCCTGGGATCAACTCAAGGGCAAAACCATCGCTCTCGGCAGCACCTCCGACATCACTACGGTGATCTTCGATCGGTTGGCCGAGGCGGCTGGACTAGACCCAGCCAAGGACCTGACGTACGTGGCACTGGGCGCCACACCAGATCGCATTGCAGCAGTTCAGAACGGGCAGGCCGCGGCAACGATCGCTACCTACCCTCCTGTCGAAACAGTGATCGCGTCCGGAGCCGTCAACGATTTGGGCTTCGCTCCGGAAGGCAGTGAGGTTCCCCGGATCATGACTACCGACATCGAGGCGTCGCGTAGTTGGGCCGAGGACAACCCGGAGGTTGCCTCCGGATATCTGCGGGCAATGATCCGCACGACCGAATGGGTCAAGGACGAGACCAACCGAGAGGAGGCCGTGCGCATCATCTCCGAGCTGAGCGAGAACCCGCCCGAGGCCGTACTCGCCGGTCTAGAGACATACTTCTATGACCCGGTAGTAGAGGACGCCTACTTCCCCGAGAACTACCGTCACGATCCGGCCGTCTTTGACGACACGGTCGCGGCCTACATGGACCTCGGCATCCTCTCAGAACCTGTTTCGGAAGAGGACTACATGGACTACAGCTACCTCGAGCAGGCGCAGGAGGACTGA
- a CDS encoding ABC transporter ATP-binding protein → MTTTPTTHSSPAHAVKPALVIDNVDKVFDPAKQAVLKSVSLSVQAGEFLAIVGPSGCGKTTLLRIIQGLDTATSGQVSLPTQSGKSPRLSYVFQRSSLLPWYTVRKNVAFGLSLRSGRDIYDSRSARDRAVDELLELTGLSQYADYLPSQISGGMQQRANVARALAVRPDVLLLDEPFSALDALTRERLQIDVASILSSIRTTAVLVTHDIRESVFMADRVAIMSAHPGMVKQIVDIDQPRPRTEEFQHSPQLAEIERFIWGCLHPSNQH, encoded by the coding sequence ATGACCACAACACCCACCACTCATTCCAGCCCCGCTCACGCGGTTAAGCCAGCTCTGGTGATCGACAATGTCGACAAGGTGTTCGACCCAGCCAAACAGGCGGTCCTCAAGAGCGTGTCTCTCAGCGTTCAGGCAGGGGAGTTCCTGGCCATTGTCGGACCCTCCGGCTGTGGCAAGACCACCCTGTTGCGCATCATCCAGGGACTCGACACAGCCACCTCGGGTCAGGTCAGCCTTCCCACGCAGTCTGGTAAGTCACCACGGCTGTCCTACGTGTTTCAGCGATCATCGCTGTTGCCCTGGTACACGGTCAGGAAGAACGTCGCCTTCGGGCTATCGCTCCGCTCGGGCCGCGATATCTACGACTCTCGGAGCGCCCGCGACCGCGCCGTCGATGAGTTGCTTGAGCTGACCGGCCTGAGCCAATATGCAGACTACCTGCCGAGTCAGATCTCAGGTGGCATGCAGCAGCGTGCGAACGTGGCGAGGGCTTTGGCTGTACGTCCCGATGTTCTGCTACTGGACGAGCCGTTCAGCGCGCTCGACGCCCTGACACGCGAGCGGTTGCAGATCGACGTGGCCTCGATCCTCTCGAGCATCAGGACGACGGCCGTCCTTGTCACCCACGATATCCGCGAGTCGGTCTTTATGGCCGACCGAGTAGCCATCATGTCGGCACACCCCGGCATGGTTAAGCAGATCGTCGACATTGATCAGCCCCGACCGCGGACTGAGGAGTTTCAGCACAGCCCCCAGCTGGCCGAAATCGAGCGGTTCATCTGGGGTTGCCTTCACCCCTCCAACCAACACTGA
- a CDS encoding LysR family transcriptional regulator: MDEAPQPVSHDKPLDNAFTLQKLEILCAVVAHGGVGRAADELFVSQPVVSAHIRSLEDKLGTRLFEKDGRGIRLTEAGEQVHRWALDVLRSRRELSQTLQHLRGGTAGSVAVAASMSAANSVLTPILIDFRRAFRDVRVSVTNSSVEVALELTQSGRADFCLVGSDAVLDSRAYEAELVGRPSFVLIASVEDTTVPDRVSATDLATLPFITPPAGLAIRRSQEAALAELGVHNRRVELELGSAEAIMQAVVAGLGVALLWRISAAAELASGALREVHIDGTLQPDKLYVVTRAGKRLTPAQRQLKQAIVVRTPGLVDL, encoded by the coding sequence ATGGATGAAGCGCCCCAGCCGGTCTCACACGACAAGCCCCTCGACAACGCCTTCACCCTCCAAAAGCTGGAAATTCTCTGCGCGGTGGTCGCTCACGGCGGCGTAGGCCGGGCCGCCGACGAGCTGTTCGTGTCCCAGCCCGTCGTCAGCGCCCACATCCGTTCGCTTGAGGACAAACTCGGGACGCGGCTCTTCGAGAAGGACGGTCGTGGAATCAGATTGACGGAGGCCGGAGAGCAGGTCCACCGATGGGCGCTGGACGTCTTGCGCAGTCGTCGGGAGCTTTCGCAGACCCTGCAGCATCTGCGTGGTGGGACTGCAGGCTCAGTGGCGGTCGCGGCCAGCATGTCAGCCGCGAACAGCGTGTTGACACCGATCCTCATAGACTTCCGGCGCGCCTTTCGAGATGTGCGGGTATCCGTCACGAACTCTTCGGTCGAGGTGGCGCTGGAGTTGACCCAGTCGGGCCGCGCGGACTTCTGTCTGGTCGGTAGCGATGCCGTTCTCGACTCGCGCGCCTATGAGGCAGAGCTGGTGGGCAGGCCGAGCTTCGTCCTGATCGCCTCGGTCGAGGACACCACCGTGCCGGATCGGGTTTCGGCGACGGACTTGGCGACGCTTCCCTTCATCACCCCGCCCGCTGGTCTCGCTATACGCCGAAGCCAAGAGGCAGCACTCGCGGAGCTCGGCGTTCACAATCGACGCGTCGAACTGGAACTGGGAAGCGCCGAGGCGATCATGCAGGCGGTGGTCGCTGGGCTAGGCGTCGCGCTGTTGTGGCGCATCTCCGCCGCGGCTGAGTTGGCCTCAGGCGCACTTCGCGAGGTGCACATCGACGGCACTTTGCAACCCGACAAGCTTTACGTCGTGACTCGCGCCGGCAAGCGGTTGACGCCGGCGCAGCGTCAGTTGAAGCAGGCCATCGTGGTGCGAACGCCGGGCCTCGTGGACTTGTGA
- a CDS encoding 3-carboxyethylcatechol 2,3-dioxygenase, with amino-acid sequence MLVGLVGTSHSPLMGVNHPAPEVEAAVENEFQRARNFIAACDPELVVVFAPDHYNGVFYDMMPPFCVGQQASAVGDYGTQSGPLNVPADLSRALVEHVLHSGVDVAMSERMHVDHGFSQPLQILFGDIAAMPTIPVFINSVAVPLGPASRARQLGHVMGSFLEELDQRVLLVGSGGLSHDPPVPELATAPPAIAERLIAGRNPTAEERAAREKKVLRTGRELAAGTASIAPLNPDWDADFLALLAENRLSDIDTWSNEWCVDQAGHSSHEVRTWIAAYAALASRGTYEVTSSFYRAVPEWIAGFSVTTAIPAR; translated from the coding sequence ATGCTGGTCGGACTCGTCGGCACGTCACACTCCCCTCTGATGGGCGTGAACCATCCAGCGCCCGAGGTAGAAGCAGCGGTGGAGAACGAATTTCAGCGGGCCCGGAACTTCATCGCGGCTTGTGATCCTGAACTTGTCGTGGTTTTCGCACCGGACCACTACAACGGCGTCTTCTACGACATGATGCCGCCGTTCTGCGTCGGCCAGCAAGCAAGTGCGGTGGGCGACTACGGAACCCAGTCGGGGCCACTGAACGTGCCCGCAGATCTCTCGCGCGCGTTAGTCGAGCACGTCCTGCACAGCGGGGTGGATGTCGCCATGTCCGAACGGATGCACGTCGATCATGGGTTCTCCCAGCCCCTTCAGATCCTTTTCGGTGACATCGCCGCGATGCCGACCATCCCAGTCTTCATCAACTCGGTCGCGGTCCCCCTGGGACCAGCCAGCCGCGCACGCCAGCTCGGTCACGTTATGGGCAGCTTCCTGGAAGAACTCGATCAGCGAGTCCTGCTAGTGGGATCCGGAGGGCTTTCGCACGACCCGCCAGTTCCTGAACTCGCGACCGCGCCGCCCGCGATCGCCGAGCGTCTCATTGCTGGTCGGAATCCTACGGCGGAAGAGCGTGCAGCCCGCGAGAAGAAAGTCCTGCGTACTGGGCGCGAACTGGCTGCTGGAACTGCAAGCATCGCGCCGCTCAATCCTGATTGGGACGCCGACTTCCTCGCGCTCCTCGCCGAGAACCGGCTCTCCGACATCGACACGTGGAGCAATGAGTGGTGCGTCGATCAAGCCGGCCACTCCTCGCACGAGGTCCGCACCTGGATCGCAGCCTACGCAGCGCTCGCCAGCCGCGGAACGTACGAGGTGACTTCCTCCTTCTATCGCGCTGTCCCCGAGTGGATTGCCGGGTTCTCAGTCACCACTGCGATCCCAGCCCGGTAG
- a CDS encoding ABC transporter permease: MTVVAPTTIGQTLSEVFRTGSIWPDLTISMQGFAAGYALAAAVAIPLGLFIGASTLAYRWANPWVNALYATPIVGLAPLFIIIFGFGLQAKVAVVVALCVFPILINTVSGARAVSVDHKELAVVFQASKLETFGRVLFPGAMPFILTGLRLAIGRGLIGVVVADLFGASAGLGLNLQRSAQSFDTANIFAVTVLLAFLGIALTSIIEFFERRAYRGMA, translated from the coding sequence TTGACTGTCGTAGCCCCCACGACTATCGGGCAAACCCTGTCCGAGGTATTTCGGACCGGAAGCATCTGGCCCGATCTCACCATCAGCATGCAAGGATTCGCGGCTGGCTACGCCCTCGCTGCCGCCGTGGCGATTCCGCTAGGGCTCTTCATCGGAGCCAGCACCCTCGCCTACCGGTGGGCCAATCCTTGGGTGAACGCGTTGTATGCCACGCCCATCGTGGGATTGGCACCGCTATTCATCATCATCTTCGGCTTCGGACTACAGGCCAAGGTCGCAGTTGTTGTTGCGCTGTGTGTCTTCCCCATCCTTATCAACACGGTCTCAGGCGCGCGGGCGGTCAGCGTGGACCACAAGGAGCTGGCGGTCGTCTTTCAAGCCTCCAAATTGGAGACATTTGGACGGGTTCTGTTCCCTGGAGCGATGCCATTCATCCTCACGGGACTACGGCTGGCCATCGGTCGGGGTTTGATCGGAGTCGTGGTCGCAGACCTGTTCGGTGCGTCGGCTGGCCTTGGCCTCAATCTCCAACGGTCCGCCCAGTCCTTCGACACCGCCAACATCTTCGCTGTCACGGTCTTGCTGGCGTTCCTCGGCATCGCCCTGACCTCCATCATTGAGTTCTTCGAACGCCGCGCTTATAGGGGGATGGCATGA